The Ciconia boyciana chromosome 2, ASM3463844v1, whole genome shotgun sequence genome has a segment encoding these proteins:
- the SOSTDC1 gene encoding sclerostin domain-containing protein 1, whose translation MLLPAIHFYGFLLACIFTRSYLAFKNDATEILYSHVVKPAAASPSSNSTLNQARNGGRHYTGTGSDRNNRVQVGCRELRSTKYISDGQCTSINPLKELVCAGECLPLPLLPNWIGGGYGTKYWSRRSSQEWRCVNDKTRTQRIQLQCQDGSIRTYKITVVTACKCKRYTRQHNESSHNFEGTSQAKPIQHHKERKRATKSSKHSTS comes from the exons ATGCTTCTCCCTGCCATTCACTTCTACGGCTTTCTCCTAGCTTGCATCTTCACGAGAAGCTACTTGGCTTTCAAGAACGATGCCACAGAGATACTTTATTCACACGTTGTTAAACCTGCTGCAGCGAGCCCAAGCAGCAATAGCACGTTGAATCAAGCCAGGAATGGAGGCAGGCACTACACCGGCACTGGATCCGACCGTAACA ATCGTGTTCAAGTTGGCTGCCGGGAACTGAGATCCACCAAGTACATTTCAGATGGCCAGTGCACCAGCATCAACCCACTGAAGGAGCTGGTGTGTGCTGGTGAATGCCTCCCTTTGCCACTGCTCCCCAACTGGATTGGAGGAGGTTATGGAACCAAGTACTGGAGCAGGCGGAGCTCGCAAGAGTGGAGATGTGTCAATGACAAAACTCGCACCCAGAGGATCCAGCTTCAGTGCCAGGATGGAAGTATAAGAACCTACAAAATAACTGTGGTCACAGCCTGCAAGTGCAAGCGATACACCAGGCAGCACAATGAGTCCAGCCACAACTTTGAGGGAACCTCTCAAGCAAAACCTATCCAGCAtcacaaagagaggaaaagagccACTAAATCCAGCAAACACAGTACAAGTTAG